Genomic window (Psilocybe cubensis strain MGC-MH-2018 chromosome 1, whole genome shotgun sequence):
CAGCACCTGCCTAAAGAAGTTGTGAATAAAGACAGGGATGGATATATACATAAACGAGGATTACTTACCACTTGGTCAATCGTTCTATTCCAAAAGTCAGGATCTGATACCATTTCCATCACAGGAAATAAGACGGAGCATGTCACAATCTCTCGAACGACAATTCTGAGACCCTTACTGCTGCGTTCTTTAGGTGGCAAGATATAAGGAAGAGCGCGGTCGACTAATTGTCTAATATGCATTTCCTCGGTTTGGCGAGTGAAGGTGGTGGAGAGATTTTCGACTGCTGGATGAAGTTTGATGCCTTTGCTAGCATACCGACTGGCTAAAAGAAGATCAAGTTCCTCTGACTGCGTGAGGCTTCGTTCAAGGCCAGCACCACGAAGAGCGACCTCGGACTGCCGGAACTGGTCAATGTGTGCAGTAACTTTGGGCAATATACGTTTGACGACTAGTGCAGATAAATCAATGTGGGATGCCCTACGATTGATTTGTTCTAAGGATGCATGTATCACAGAAGACACTGCTATTGGAAAGGCAGGCGAAGTGGACAGGTCCTTGTACCAGCTCGACACAAAATCTCTGATGACCTTGCTAACAATATCGTTCAGAGCGTCGGAAACTTCTAGTGAATCGGGATAGAGAGGTGATAGTGTCTTGGGTGTATTCTGGGACCACTGGGAGCGAGTAAGGACGGCCTCCCATGCTGCTGGCGTTGAGAAGGCGAATGGCCGAGCAGCCTTGTGTAGATGATTGTGGGAATGTGTGCGACGAGTATCTAGATACCACCCAAGATATACGTTGAGCAAGAGATAAACGATCGCTAGAgcagaaagcaaaaaaggaGATATAAGCAAAAGAATAAATGGAGAGGATACGATGCGTGAAATAATGGGTAAAACTACGGCCAGTATGCCAACGAACACGACGATTCCGGTGCTCAGGAGGTTTTGTGGCATGGCGCAGCGATGGTCGTTCAAAGCATTGGGGACAATGCTATGCTTTAGGACGCGGTCCTTTGAGCTCGTTGAGTAGTCTGACCACCAGAAGGTCTTAGCTGTTGTTCAGTACGTTGAACAGAACAGTGGGACCGCGTTCAAGCGTCGCGCCAGTTAGTGCCAAATCCGGCCCGATAACTCATCACGCGACTAACTCCGAGGCGTCCACATTTATCCTACCCCAAAAATACAACTTGCTCGTTGGAGTTCTACCAGGAGTACTACTCTTctatcctctttcttctcggTCCTAGTCAGCGTCTAGGAGGACATACCGGTGGTGTGTATGGCGGAGGCTCCTCCTAAGAAAGCCCGGTCTGTGTCGACAACTGAAGGTTTTATCTGCGGAGGCATTGCCGCATGTTTGGCTGTAGGTCATTCCACAAGGCCAGAGTCTGTCTATGGTCTCGGCATTTAGTTTCAATGAAATTTGACCTCTTATCTCAAGGTTACTGTATCCAATCCGGCTGAGGTAGCCAAGACGCGTTTACAACTGCAGGGCGAGCTTTCtaagggaggaggaaagaaggTCTATAACAATGCTTTTGACGTCCTCGCGAAGACCTGGAAACACGAGGGCATTCGAGGTATTCAACGAGGCCTACCCCCTGCTGTGAGTTCTATTTGCCTTATTCTTTCTATTGTCCACGTTAACGTTCCTTGTTTGATTTTATACAGTATGCGTACCAAGTAAGATCGGTAATGCATTACCTTCCCTAAAACTAACGTCATACCTAGATTCTGCTAAATGGTTCACGGCTAGGTGAGCATATACAATTGTTCTTTTCCCTATGGCGATTCACATCATATTTTAGGATTCTATGAACCTTTCAGAAGAAGTCTGAACAGATTCATCGGACGTCCAGCCGATGAACAAATTCCAATCACCTCCGTAATCGCAGGGGCCACGAGTGGTGCTGTGGGGGGTATGGAATATATCAATCTCGAGGTGTTCGCTTTGTCTAAATAATCTTATAGCTTCACTGGGTAATCCACTTTTCTTGATCAAGGCCCGCATGCAGGTAAGCATTAACTTCAATGTCTTGATTTCTTTCTTAATTCTTAAAAGTTATTCGCTAGGCATATTCGCCTAGTTTACCTGTTGGTGCTCAACATAATTACAAGAATGCTTTTGATGCACTGGTTACCATATTCCGTGCGGAAGGTCCTAGAGGTTTGGTTCGAGGAATAGATGCTGCAATTTTACGGACATCAATGGGGTCATCTGTGTGTTCATATCTGTTTTGTAACGGATACAATCATCTCATAAATACATGCTAGGTGCAACTTCCTAGTTATAATTTCACCAAGTCACAAATAGTGAAGCACAACATCCTGCCGGCGGATAGCACATGGACTTTTATACTTAGCAGCACCTTCTCAGGAGCGTGTGTTGTATGTACACAATTTTTTATAGAATTTGAAAATTCTCTAAATAGTTACTCTACAGTGCCTTGCTATGCAACCCGCTGATACTGTAAGAATTTTTTTCTTAACCTTGTAAAGAACGCTCTAATGACGTTTTGCTATAGGCTTTGACTAGAATGTACAACCAACCCACGGTGATTGGACCCGATGGAAAACTTAAAGGAACATTATATCGGAACCCTATAGACTGTCTATGGAAGACATTCAAAATAGAAGGCATCCGTGGGCTGTATAAAGGTATTTAACATATACATACTGACACAACGACATCTAACCCCGATACTCTTAGGCTCGACAGCCCACTTTATGCGCATTGCTCCTCATACGTATGTCTTCCTTCTCTTGTTGTTGAATGTTTTCTGATACTTTATATTTCAGCATCATCACGCTGACGGCCAATGACATTATAGTTAATTTGTATACAGCCGCTAGAGACCGGGACTTAGAAGAGGGTTGATGAAAATTATTGTAAATTCAGGATACAAAGTTAAATCCAATGATAGATAAAATATAACTTACATATCTTAGCCAAGTTTAAATCAACAACCTGCCATTGATACACCCTTGTTTGCTAATTGCTATTGGCATAACAAGTCATAACAGAATTTATTTAAACTTAAGGTTGTCGGTTATGATTTGGAAAGTCTATGTTTACAAGCATTATGCATTACAACATGGCGACAGATCAGTAAAGATCAATGTAGATCAACACGAAATAAAGATACAGCACATAGCAGACTGTTCGTCGGTTTCTCGTACCCCAATTACGTGACCCTAGATGTCTTTTGAGCTTCTCCTTTGCCTTTTCTTGGGCGAACTAGGTTTCTGCCCATCTTCGTCATCCCTTTCCAGTGGTCGCTTGTTCTGAGGGGAGGGCCAGGTGATATCGCTCTCAAACCCATTTGACAGAGCTTCTTCAGTAATGGCTACTCCGGCAGAAACGTTCTCTAAATTCTTGAAAGCCCCGTCGACAAGCGATAACATGCATGAGTAGTCGCGGTCTGCGTTAATCAACGGGGAAGCTGCGACTATGGGCAGACATTTGTAAGTCACATATGGCTTCAAGTGCAGGTAAATTTGCTTCAAAAGGTCCGCAAAAACTGGTCCGAAAAAAGGTGTGACTTCGCTGGCGTGCAAGAACTCGTCCTGGGTCCACATTTTTATCTTACTATAATATGATATAGAAGGATTCGACGCATCCCATTCCTGGAGGCAATTGGGGATGGGATAGACTGCCTGGCTAAGATTTGAGTACCCGATGGTCACCCAGCACAGAGCATAAAACAATGATTCAATAGTGTCAAGGTGATCGTAGGATCCCTTCGGTGGCCTGGGCACTTGAAGATGGTCCTTCAGAGAGTTAAGAGGTAGGATCCCAAGACTTTCCTGAGAACCTTTGCTGTGGGTCACAGATCTTAAAAAATAAtgcaaaagaaaacatacctgcTTATGGAACACACCTAAAATACTCGTCGAGCGGTTTAGCCAGTACGCAAGGTTCATTTCCACGGGCATGGGTAACCCAACTGGACTTTTCTCAATTGGCAAAGAAATAGTAGATACTCGTCGCCAACggtattcaaatccaaatctcGAGACATTTTGATGCCCTGTTATAAAATTGACTATTATTGAGCGTATGAAAATGGTAGATACAACTGATTACTCACATCTAAAGATATCACCGAGGTAAGATAGAAGTCCTTTTGGGGAACCAAAACCAGAGAGTTGGGCAGATGTGTCTTCGAAGGTTGTCCTAGTCAATACTCGGTCCCAAAAC
Coding sequences:
- a CDS encoding Mitochondrial oxaloacetate transport protein, with translation MAEAPPKKARSVSTTEGFICGGIAACLAVTVSNPAEVAKTRLQLQGELSKGGGKKVYNNAFDVLAKTWKHEGIRGIQRGLPPAYAYQILLNGSRLGFYEPFRRSLNRFIGRPADEQIPITSVIAGATSGAVGASLGNPLFLIKARMQAYSPSLPVGAQHNYKNAFDALVTIFRAEGPRGLVRGIDAAILRTSMGSSVQLPSYNFTKSQIVKHNILPADSTWTFILSSTFSGACVCLAMQPADTALTRMYNQPTVIGPDGKLKGTLYRNPIDCLWKTFKIEGIRGLYKGSTAHFMRIAPHTIITLTANDIIVNLYTAARDRDLEEG